The genomic window CGTtccgctgccgctggtgtcgtcatcatccGATTCCTCCTGTACGGCAGCCTCCTTTTTGGAAGACGCCTTGCGCTTCGGCGTCGTCACTGGCAGATCTTGCTTCTTCACAACTTCCACAACGTTCCCATCCTCATCAACCCAGCCTTTGCCTTCCACAAACTCTGTTGCCGGCTTACCATTTGTTTCAGGCGCCGTGTTCTTCAAGAAACTGGGGAATTTGGTGGTCTTTTCAAATTCGTGAACCGTGACCTCTCGAAcgtttcctttcttctttttcttcttatGGGCGTCTGCTGCCGGCAAATTGCCCACCGCATTCGGTGGCAGCTTTGTCTTGAGAAGACACTCATCCTGGTCTGTGTACTTGGATTTTTgccgcctcctcttctcctggtccttgtccttggtaGATTTgtccttggtcttcttgttcttccgTTTTGTATCAGCGGATTCCGTCCAGCCTCGCTTGACTTTTCGATCCTCGAGCACAACTCCTTCCACCACCTTGTGATCTCGCTTTCGTCTTTTTGAGCTCTCAGATTCATCTTTGGActttctcttcttgctcttAATCTCAGTGTCCACATCACCCGTGGGTTCGACTCGATCCTCCGGCCGCGCTTTTTCAATCCGCATCTTGGAGCCCTTCAACGTGGCGCCATGGAGCTTCCTTTTCAGCTTCTCGGCCTCCATTTGAGGCAGGTCGACAAACCCGTATCGTTTCTCGGGGAAGGTCTCGAGCGTGTGGAAGGAGATGTTGCGCGCACTGGGAAGCACAGAGGCTGGGATGACAATCTTCACGAGCTCCTGGTCCAGAGGCGTGATGTGCAGACGGGTGTAGCCGTTTTCGTCCGGTACAAGAGCCTTGGATACTTTGTCGCTTTTTGTGGGCGACAATTCTGGAGCCATGGGTTCCAAGGGCCCGTTGCAGTGGTGCGAAAAGTCGAATGCTGCCTGGTTGTGAACCCGAGCCGAAATTGGGGTCGATATGTTAAACAGGCAGAAATTCTGCTTGCTGGCGGTTAAACTTCTCTGACGAAGCAAAGCTTTGGGCGCTAGTGGAGAGTGAAAAGATACCAAGTACCCGCTCTATCCGTCAGGCGGGGCGGGTGACTTTTGGTGCGTAGGGCCCTCTAGTGCCTCCGGGCAACCAAACACGCAGCACCCTTTAGTCCCAATCGGGCCGGAATCAGTTCCCAccttgtgtgtgtgtgattTACGATTAAAAGTGCGTTTTCAAGGTCTTTGAGAGATGTGTGCCATTTGAGGCTATCTAGGCCGCTGTATCGGGTTCAAGTCCCGGCTGCGCCAGTCATTTTTTCTTCCTTATCAATAGCTTCAAGGTCTACAAATTAACATATATTTTTTACATATAAATTTATGTATGGAGATGCCTGATTAACACGGCGGGACCTCGAGTTGCGAGTGCTGCGTGTTTATCCCCCCTCCAGTGTTCATAAACGCTCCAGTCTCTTTCAGTTGATGTCTGGGCGAAGATGACTTGTAGAAAATTCCAGCCAGCACCGAACACGAGCAAGCAACCACATACACCTGCCTAGGTACCAATAGCAATTACACCTCTGGTCGCTTTGTTAAAACCGGCATCCAACTGTATTACGACCACATAACATCAACCCAGGTTGCCCTCAGGTCCAACGGTTTTAAACAGTTCTTgaattataactattatacAAAGCATGCCAGTGCGTATCAATCGTGAGTGCGTGCTTAGGAAACCGGTTTAGGTTCATTATGCCGTTGCGGAGTAGAATACATTGCTTCTTATGATACAATTACAAACAATAAACGCCTTCTTTTATACTGATCTAACTCCAAGGCTTCGAAGCGTTGTGTCGGAAGAAGGGTTGCGGGTCTTGCTCTCGCTTGTCGCCCCCGATAGCcttccaccagacgtctGTACTCCATCGGATAATGCGCTCGGCGGCGCCTCGTGGGGTGGCGGCAGGTCGGACGTCGAGGTAGAAGACAGGTTCACCAGTTGGCTCGGGTTCACCGGAGTAGTAGTCGATGACATATCGGATTTGTTGTCTCTCGCCGTTGACATCTCGGGAGACGTACCAGTCGTGGCGGTCAAATGGCGGTTCAGTGCTGCGCAACGTTAGAACGCCATGTGAAACTCATTCATACAGTGAGGTTTGCCGCTCGCAAACTTACCCAAACTTTGACGGGTAGATCCAGCCCAACACCTGCAGCATAGTTGCCTTGGGGGTCAGATCCTTGGGACGGCCCTGAAAACGGATGAGGGTAGGCTCGGCATCATTGACATCCCAGTTTcgctccatctcctccggTGCATGCGCCTCTCCTCGCCTGCAAACCTGCCATCCGTTGTACAAGCCCTTGCCAAAGCGCTGCTCCCAGCCAATAATTTCTGCCCAGGCGCCTTCGTTGAGAAAGTTGTGAACTGACACCATGGATTCGACAGCAGTGATATCGGTGTCTTCGTATCCCTTGCGCAGGAGAGCATTGTACATTTGCTGCGGCGAAGGATACTCCCACGTGCCATCCCCGGACCCCTTTGGTATCGTGGATTCTTCTCTGCTTGTTGGCAGCGCAATGGCTTGATTGGGAGCACGCTCCTGCGACAGGTCGGGGAACATGTAGTTGAGCGGGTTCAGCTGCGACAGCAGAGATTTGGGTTTGTCCTGGGTTGTGCGAGCCTCGTGAGGCACAGGGCAGCCAGACGCGGATGGGCCAGGAGCCTGCTCGCGGGGCTTCTCATTGGGGTTCAGCGCATCGAGAGTCTTTTGATGCATCGGACATCCAGCctggaagaggaagagggttAGAATCCATGTTCACGGGCCACATTGATGAGATTTATGCTGCGTACCGGGGGAGCTGTATTGCCAATGACTGGGGGATGGCCGCTGGGTGTATGCGCCGCGGCGGGAGCAGGCTCAGCCCAGAACCAGCCCATGTTGACGCTCAATTATTGCAAAAGAATTAAAATAAGAGTAAAATAATGGGGGAAACCGACGGCTGAAGCGCCAGATGCTTTACAGACAAAGTATACGAACAaggttgacggcgtcgatgccCGGGGAGGGATCAAAGTGACGAGAAGAGAAATTTAGCAGCATGAAAAGTACGGAATCTTATCGCGCCCCGGCGAGGCCGTGGAGCGGCCACTGTGGTGGAGCACACCAGACTgattgatgtctggtacggagtacaccaGCTTGACTCAAAATGGCCGTGCCTCCCTCCGAGTCACTATCGTTTATGCTGGTACTAGGTACATGCATAC from Metarhizium brunneum chromosome 2, complete sequence includes these protein-coding regions:
- the cyt-2 gene encoding Cytochrome c heme lyase; this translates as MGWFWAEPAPAAAHTPSGHPPVIGNTAPPAGCPMHQKTLDALNPNEKPREQAPGPSASGCPVPHEARTTQDKPKSLLSQLNPLNYMFPDLSQERAPNQAIALPTSREESTIPKGSGDGTWEYPSPQQMYNALLRKGYEDTDITAVESMVSVHNFLNEGAWAEIIGWEQRFGKGLYNGWQVCRRGEAHAPEEMERNWDVNDAEPTLIRFQGRPKDLTPKATMLQVLGWIYPSKFGTEPPFDRHDWYVSRDVNGERQQIRYVIDYYSGEPEPTGEPVFYLDVRPAATPRGAAERIIRWSTDVWWKAIGGDKREQDPQPFFRHNASKPWS